The genomic region CATATTTTCGGAGGAACAAAATGGCAAAAGATAAAGTTGTTCTCGCCTATTCCGGCGGTCTGGACACATCAGTTATCCTGAAATGGCTCCAGCTTAAAGGCTATGATGTCGTGGCATACGTCGCCGACCTCGGCCAGCTTCCCGATGTTGACGCTATCAGGGAAAAAGCGATGAAATCCGGCGCAGTGGACTTTTATGCGCTTGACCTTAAAGAGGAATTTGTTAATGACTTCGTTTTCGAAGCTGTCAAATTCAACGCTGTTTACGAAGGACGCTACCTGCTGGGTACGTCTCTGGCAAGACCCATCATTGCAAAAGGCATGGTTGAGGTTGCAAAGAAAGTGGGCGCAAAATACCTTGCCCACGGCGCAACAGGCAAAGGCAACGATCAGGTTCGTTTCGAGCTGACAGCCGCCGCCCTTAACCCCGACCTTAAAACAATCGTTCCGTGGAGAATGCCTGAGTTCTTCAACGTTATCAAAGGCCGCAAAGAGGCTATGGATTTCGCAAAGGAACACGGCATCCCCGTTAAGGCGACAGCCGAACAGCCCTGGAGCTCCGACGACAACCTGCTCCACATCAGCTTTGAGGCCGGCATACTTGAAGACCCCGCTCTTCGTCCGCCCGCTGAAATGTTCGAATACACCACAGACCCCAAAAAAGCTCCGGACGAAGCCGAGATAATCGAGCTGAAATTCGAGAAGGGCGTGGCTGTAAAACTGAACGGAAAAAAATATTCCCCCGCAGAGCTTCTTAAAGAGCTTAACAAGATAGGCGGAAAACACGGCATCGGCCGTATAGACATGGTTGAGAGCAGATATGTGGGCATGAAGTCCAGAGGCGTGTACGAAACACCCGGCGGAACAATTCTCTATGCCGCACACCGTGACCTTGAGGCTCTTACCCTCGACGGTGCAACCATCAACCTGAAAGAAACCCTTATGCCCAGATTCGCAACTCTGGTCTACAACGGCTACTGGTACAGCCCCGAGATGGACTGTCTGCGTGCGCTGCTTGAAGAGAGCCAGAAGTTCGTCACCGGAAAGGTACGTCTGGAGCTTTACAAAGGCAACATCACATGCATCGGCCGTGAGTCCAAATACTCACTTTACAACAAACTGGTGGTCTCAATGGAAGACGACGAGGGCGCATACAACCAGACAGACGCCGTGGGCTTCATAAAGCTCCACGCTCTGCCCCTGAAAGCCCACGCCGCCAGAGCAAAGAAATAACGGAGTAACCTATGTATTTTCAGGATGTAATACTGAAACTTCAGAGATTCTGGGCTGATCAGGGATGTATCGTTTATCAGCCTTACGACATAGAGGTGGGCGCAGGAACCTTTAACCCTGCAACTTTCCTCCGCTGTCTTGGTCCCGAGCCGTGGAACGTCTGCTATGTCGAACCCAGCCGCAGACCCACCGACGGCAGATACGGCGAGAACCCCAACAGACTCCAGCACTACTACCAGTTTCAGGTTATCCTGAAACCTTCGCCCGACAACATTCAGGAGCTCTACCTTGAGTCACTGAAACAGCTGGGCATTGACAAGACCGAACACGACATCCGTTTCGTTGAGGACGACTGGGAATCCCCCACCCTCGGCGCATGGGGTCTGGGCTGGGAAGTCTGGCTGGACGGAATGGAGATCACCCAGTTCACCTACTTCCAGCAGGCGGGCGGTATCGACCTGAAACCCGTTTCAGGCGAGATAACCTACGGTCTTGAGCGCATCACCATGTATCTGCAGGGTGTCGAATCCGTTTACGACCTTAAATGGAACGACAAGATAACCTACAGAGACGTTTACCACGCAAACGAGGTTCAGTTCTCCGCACACAACTTCGAACATGCCGACACGGACATGCTGTTCAAACTGTTCGACATGTACGAGAACGAATGCAAAAGGCTGAACGGTGTGAACCTGCCCCTTCCGGCATATGACTACTGCCTGAAATGCAGCCACACATTC from Seleniivibrio woodruffii harbors:
- a CDS encoding argininosuccinate synthase; translation: MAKDKVVLAYSGGLDTSVILKWLQLKGYDVVAYVADLGQLPDVDAIREKAMKSGAVDFYALDLKEEFVNDFVFEAVKFNAVYEGRYLLGTSLARPIIAKGMVEVAKKVGAKYLAHGATGKGNDQVRFELTAAALNPDLKTIVPWRMPEFFNVIKGRKEAMDFAKEHGIPVKATAEQPWSSDDNLLHISFEAGILEDPALRPPAEMFEYTTDPKKAPDEAEIIELKFEKGVAVKLNGKKYSPAELLKELNKIGGKHGIGRIDMVESRYVGMKSRGVYETPGGTILYAAHRDLEALTLDGATINLKETLMPRFATLVYNGYWYSPEMDCLRALLEESQKFVTGKVRLELYKGNITCIGRESKYSLYNKLVVSMEDDEGAYNQTDAVGFIKLHALPLKAHAARAKK
- the glyQ gene encoding glycine--tRNA ligase subunit alpha, translated to MYFQDVILKLQRFWADQGCIVYQPYDIEVGAGTFNPATFLRCLGPEPWNVCYVEPSRRPTDGRYGENPNRLQHYYQFQVILKPSPDNIQELYLESLKQLGIDKTEHDIRFVEDDWESPTLGAWGLGWEVWLDGMEITQFTYFQQAGGIDLKPVSGEITYGLERITMYLQGVESVYDLKWNDKITYRDVYHANEVQFSAHNFEHADTDMLFKLFDMYENECKRLNGVNLPLPAYDYCLKCSHTFNLLDARSAISVTERTGYIARVRYLAKICAENYLKHREELGFPLLKK